One genomic region from Diabrotica undecimpunctata isolate CICGRU chromosome 9, icDiaUnde3, whole genome shotgun sequence encodes:
- the chinmo gene encoding zinc finger protein chinmo isoform X2 → MDSQQQQFCLKWNSFGSNLATSFSNLFKSETLADVTLFCDGVTFKAHKLILAACSKHLADLFETAPLHQNLLVILDNTSATNMSALLEFMYKGEVHVSQDSLSSFLKAAECLQVKGLSIEHEKLAVAQSHNITPMDSGTDSPGKHIKVPKEEIDTPVSNTSHHQSSPSPSYSPTMSPYMHPHHYRPYEPRMATPGAPYGDNAMKRPLRSPSDLMQDNRVSVLRDGSKAVGRPGSPGQMCAYRPSSSLSNLPSQPGGDSPPESRFDPDPATALICPESNTLDRFQDPGCPEDLRKKMEPAMQQDESPSSTAGNGNGNTGNLLNNTTSANGSIIGSQTNYNHDRDTDLIQANIWSTVAGKMNCKAGTVNTADGKKLKCPFCERLYGYETNLRAHIRQRHQGIRVPCPFCSRTFTRNNTVRRHIAREHKTELSLKAYQQNQQQQQQQQQQQVHNHNP, encoded by the exons GAGTAACATTCAAGGCTCACAAACTCATACTTGCGGCGTGTAGCAAACATCTCGCGGATTTGTTCGAAACCGCCCCCCTGCACCAGAACCTCCTGGTGATTTTGGATAACACGTCAGCCACAAACATGTCGGCCCTCTTAGAATTCATGTACAAGGGGGAAGTTCACGTTTCGCAGGATTCCCTGTCTAGTTTTTTAAAAGCTGCGGAATGTTTGCAGGTAAAGGGGTTGAGTATCGAACACGAGAAACTTGCTGTTGCTCAGAGTCATAATATAACGCCTATGGACTCGGGAACAGATTCGCCAGGAAAACATATTAAA GTACCAAAAGAAGAAATCGACACACCAGTATCCAACACCTCACACCACCAGTCCAGCCCGTCCCCAAGTTATTCGCCAACGATGTCTCCTTACATGCACCCACATCACTATCGCCCATACGAACCACGGATGGCGACTCCAGGAGCTCCGTACGGAGACAATGCCATGAAGAGGCCTCTGCGTAGTCCAAGCGATCTAATGCAAGACAACAGAGTTTCAGTGCTTCGAGACGGAAGTAAAGCTGTAGGAAGACCGGGATCCCCGGGTCAGATGTGCGCCTACAGGCCGTCTTCTTCTTTATCGAATTTACCCAGCCAACCGGGAGGGGATAGTCCTCCGGAGAGCAGATTCGACCCGGACCCTGCAACCGCTTTAATATGTCCAGAAAGCAATACTTTAGATAGGTTTCAGGATCCGGGTTGTCCTGAGG ATTTAAGAAAGAAGATGGAACCTGCAATGCAACAAGACGAGTCGCCCAGTAGTACAGCAGGAAACGGGAATGGTAATACCGGCAACTTGCTCAATAATACAACATCTGCCAATGGTTCTATTATCGGGTCTCAAACGAACTACAATCATGACAGGGATACAGATCTTATACAGGCGAACATTTGGAGTACAGTCGCTGGAAAGATGAATTGCAAGGCTGGAACTGTGAACACAGCGGACG GAAAAAAATTGAAGTGTCCTTTTTGCGAGAGATTGTATGGCTACGAAACAAACTTGAGGGCACACATCCGACAAAGACATCAAGGCATACGGGTACCGTGTCCATTCTGCTCGCGGACATTCACGCGTAACAACACTGTGAGAAGGCATATAGCAAGAGAACACAAAACCGAATTAAGTTTAAAGGCGTACCAGCAAAATCAACAGCAGCAGCAacagcagcagcagcagcagGTCCATAACCATAATCCTTAA